The following proteins are encoded in a genomic region of Oncorhynchus kisutch isolate 150728-3 linkage group LG6, Okis_V2, whole genome shotgun sequence:
- the LOC109892533 gene encoding calcium release-activated calcium channel protein 1 — protein sequence MSLNEHSLQALSWRKLYLSRAKLKASSRTSALLSGFAMVAMVEVQLDTTYPYPPGLLIAFSACTTVLVAVHLFALMVSTCILPNIEAVSNVHNLNSVKESPHERMHHHIELAWAFSTVIGTLLFLAEVVLLCWVKFLPIRPKNHNPNNGTISAGVAAAITSTSIMVPFGLIFIVFAVHFYRSLVSHKTDRQFQELEELSNLTRLQNELDGRGESLMQSPSSQFP from the exons ATGAGTCTGAACGAGCATTCATTGCAAGCACTGTCTTGGAGGAAGCTTTACTTGAGTCGAGCAAAACTGAAGGCTTCCAGTCGAACGTCTGCTCTACTATCTGGGTTCGCTATG gTAGCAATGGTGGAGGTTCAGTTGGACACAACCTATCCTTACCCACCTGGTCTCCTCATTGCATTCAGTGCCTGCACCACTGTGTTGGTGGCCGTTCATCTTTTTGCCCTGATGGTTAGTACCTGCATTCTGCCTAACATTGAGGCAGTCAGCAACGTTCACAACCTCAACTCAGTGAAGGAGTCTCCACATGAGCGAATGCACCACCACATCGAGCTGGCCTGGGCCTTCTCTACAGTCATTGGCACCCTGCTCTTCCTGGCTGAGGTTGTACTCCTCTGCTGGGTCAAATTTCTACCCATTAGGCCTAAGAACCACAACCCCAACAATGGGACCATATCTGCAGGTGTGGCTGCTGCCATCACCTCCACCTCTATCATGGTGCCTTTTGGCCTGATATTTATAGTATTTGCTGTACATTTCTACCGTTCCCTTGTCAGCcacaagacagacaggcagttccAGGAGCTGGAGGAGCTATCCAACCTGACCAGGCTGCAGAATGAGCTGGACGGCAGAGGGGAATCCCTCATGCAATCCCCCAGCTCTCAATTCCCTTAA